Below is a genomic region from Parageobacillus toebii NBRC 107807.
AAATCTTTCTATATTTCTTGTAGACCTTATAAATCTTATAAACTCTATAAGCCTCCACTCCAGCTATAATAACAATATGAGCATAATGCCCATCCAAATCCACCAACATCACCGGATTGTTGTTCGCGTACGTATAGCCGTTTTGTGTGAGGATATCGTCCTCATCACCTGGGTCTAGATCCAAGGATAGGAACACACCTTGTTCTGGGCGGTAGTACCGGGCAATCAGGTAATAAAGACCCGTTTCTTGGTCATATTGGTATCCCGCATATCGGTATGGGTTTTCGTCCGCCAATGCGCCGGATTGGGTAAGAATGTTCCCCCACGCATCGTATTGGTAACGGACAACGATATTTCATGTATGGATCCTTACCGGAAAAATCAAAGGTTATTATAAAAACCTAACGGACACAAGATAAATCCTATAAAAAGTACCAAAAAAAAACGAAACAACCTTTCCCCGCTGAAACATCGGGGAAAGGCCGTAGTTTGGTACACTCTTTTTATGGCTCTTTTCTAAAAAATTGTTGCTATTAGCCAAAAATAAATACAAAATCTCGTTCAATAACCAAAGGAGAGGGATTGCCTTGTTCAATGCAATGATAGGGATTGTAATTTTACTTGCAGGATTATGTTTAAATTTTTCGGAAGTTCACCTATCCTGAAAAAGCGTGATGAACACAACAAAACAACCCCTACAGATGATTCTATCTACCCACCTAATACTCCCATGGCGGAGGACATTAGACTTTTGTCTTTCTCTTCAAAAGCAACAATCTGTACGAATACAGTCTTTTTATTATCCACTCGACATGGTCAGGTGGAGCTATCGTTCCGCTGTTCTCTTTCTTCTTTCGTATAAACGATGCGCATCGGATTGCCGGCGACAAACGCACCGGCAGGCACATCTTTATGGACGACCGTGCCGGCGGCGACGACGGCGCGATCGCCAATCACCACGCCGGGAAGCACCGTCGAGTTGGCGCCGATCATCACTTCGTCGCCAATAATGACATCGCCGAGCCGGTATTCATCAATTAAATATTCATGCGCCAAAATCGTCGTATTATAACCGATCACGCAATTGCGGCCGATTTGAATTTTCTCTGGAAACATAATATCCGGCATGACCATAAAGGCAAGCGCCGTTTTTTCCCCGATTTTCATGCGCAAAAACGTGCGGTACAGCCAGTTTTTCACCGCTAAAAACGGTGTGTAGCGCCCGATTTGGATGATGATCACGTTTTTGAGCACTTTCCAAAACGACACCGTTTTATAAATTTGCCATAAGGAATTTGCGCCTGATACCGGATATTTCGTCGTCCGCCTCACTCGTTTTTCACTCCTACAATCGCCAGCAAATCGCTCATTTTTTCCAGCATAAAATCCGGTTCATATTGTTCCAAATACTCCCGTCCTTTAATCGCCCATGCCACTCCCGCCGTTTTCGTGCCAGCGCGTTTTCCCGCTAAAATATCGTGATAATTGTCGCCGACCATTAACGCTTCATCCGGCGTGGATTGCAGCAAGTCCAGCGCTTTATAAATTGGCTCTGGGTCCGGCTTTGCATGTTTGACGTCATCAAGTCCAATGACGCAGTCGAAAAATGGTTCTAGTCTCGTTTTCTTTAATCCCATCACTGCTGTTTGATGAATTTTTGTCGTTACCACGCCGAGACGAAACCCGTTTTGGTGCAGCGTTTCAATTGTTTCATACACCGTTTCAAATTCACGAATGAGCGCATCATGCTGCGCATGATTGAATGCGCGATACGTATCAATCATTTCTTGTACGCGCGACGGATCCAATGCGTTGAACGTTTCATAAAGCGGAGGGCCAATAAACGGCAAGACATCCTCGCGTTTATATTTGCCTGGATAATATTTTTCTAACGTATGTAAAAACGATTGAATAATTAATTCATTGGTATCGATCAATGTTCCATCGAGATCAAATAATATTGTACGAATGTTCATACTGCAGCTTCCTTCCTTTTTGTATCTTCGACACGATTCCAAATAAAGCTAATAAGCATGGTTAATAAAATAGCGGTGACCAGCCGAATGACAAGCAGCGGCCATACCGGAATTCCAAGCGGAACAAATACGAGCGTATCTTCTATAACGGCGTGGCAGGACACAAGAAAAATAAAGGCCAATGTTAAATCGCGTTTTGATACGCCGTCTTCTTTTACCGCCTGAATCATCACTCCCGCACCATACGCTAAACCGAACACGAGTCCGGCCGCCAATGTCAAAGAGGTATTTTCTTTCATGCCGAGCAATTTCGTCACCGGCGCCATCCAACGCGAAAAAATATGAATCCATTTTAACTCTTTTAATATTTGAATTCCAATCATAAGCGGAATAACAATCACCGCTAACTGCACAATCCCAAGGCACGCTTTTTTCAACCCGGCAAGCAAAATAGCTCCCCAGCTGGTCAGCTGCTCTGGAGAATTGGAAACAAAGCCGTATTGCGCCGTTTCACTTCCTCCTTGCCAAAGATAATGAATCAATAGAGCGGAAACAAGCGCGAGCCCGACGCGAACAATAACCATTAGCGCAACGCTCATACCGGTGCGCGACGCAACGGTCGACTCGATGAGCAAGTTATGGGAAAACGAAAGCATAACCGCCAAAATCAATACTTCTTTTACTGTTAAGTGCAGTGTCAGTATGGCGCCAATTGCGGCGTACAAGTTTAATAAGTTGCCGAGCACAAGCGGGATGGCCGCATCTCCCGGAAGCCCGATCCATTTCATAAATGGAGTTACCAGCTGAATGATCCATTGCAGCACGGGGGTATGCTGTAAAATGGACATGATGAGCGTAATGGGAAAAATCACTTTTCCGAGCGTCCACGTCGTTTGCAGGCCAACCGCGAATCCCCTTTGTAATATTCCGACCATTCTCTTCTCCCCTTTTCTAATCGTTATACCGCTCTTTTGCTAATCCTTTTACTCTGCGAAATACCCATAAACAGACTGAAAGTATAATGAGCGCAACGGAAACGACTTGCGCGATGCGAAGATGGCCCGCTAGCATTAAACTATCGGTGCGCATTCCTTCAATGAAGAAACGTCCGATGGAATACCAAATAAGATAGCTGAGGAATAACTCGCCGCGCCGCAAATTAACGCGCCGCAGCCACAACAGCAGCAAAAAGCCCGCTAAATTCCAAAGCGATTCGTACAAAAAGGTCGGATGGTAATATTGTCCGTTAATATACATTTGATTAATAATAAAATCCGGTAAATGCAAGCTTTCGAGAAACTCCCGCGTTACCGGACCGCCATGCGCCTCTTGGTTCATAAAATTGCCCCAGCGCCCGATCGCCTGCCCTAAGATAATGCTTGGCGCCGCAATGTCCGCCAGCTTCCAAAATGAAAGCCCTCTCGTTTTCGCAAAAACAGCCCCTGTTGCGACCGCGCCGATCAATCCGCCGTGAATTGCAAGACCGCCTTCCCAAATTTGCGGGATTTCCGATAAATGTTTTGAATAATAATCCCATTCAAAAATCACGTAATAGACGCGCGCGCACAAAATCGCGATCGGCACTGCGAATAAGACGAGGTCGACAAATGTTTCTTTCGGGAGTCCGCGCCGCGCCCCTTCTCTTGTCGCCAGCCATAATCCGATCAATACCCCCGTTCCGATAATGACACCATACCAATAAATAGTAATCGGACCGAGATGCAAAAAGACACGGTCTAGCGGTTGAATCGTCGAATCCATCAATTCTCCTCCTAACTGTTATTCATAATCATGCTCGCCATCTTCAATCGCATCGGTTAGACGCGCGGAAAACTCTTCCGCTGCGTTGACCCCCATCCGTTTTAAACGGAAATTCATCGCGGCCACTTCGACAATCACAGCTAAATTTCGTCCCGGCCGAACCGGTATCGTTAATTTCGTTAATTCTGTATCCAAAATTTTTACTTTTTCTTCTTCCAACCCGAGACGATCATATTGTTTATTCGGATCCCAAAGTTCCAAATCGATCACTAACGAAATGCGTTTATGCGTCCGCACCGCTCCAGCGCCAAATAATGTCATCATATTAATAATGCCTAACCCGCGAATTTCCAGCAAATGCTCAATCAACTCCGGCGCGCTGCCAACGAGCACCCCTTCATCTTCTTGGCGAATTTCCACACAGTCATCCGCGACAAGCCGATGGCCGCGCTTGACTAATTCCAAAGCTGTTTCGCTTTTGCCGACCCCGCTTTTTCCCGTAATTAATACTCCGACGCCGTAAACGTCGACCAACACGCCGTGGACAGCCGTTGTCGGAGCCAATTTACTTTCTAAATAGTTCGTCAAACGGCTCGAAAGCCGGGTCGTTTTCATCGTCGAACGCATCACCGGCACCGATTGCCGTTCGGAAGCTTCGATCAGTTCCGGCGGCACTTCCAATCCGCGCGATATGATAATCCCTGGAGTAATATCGGTACAAAGCCGCTCCATTCTCATCTTTTTCTCTTCTAGGCTTAACGTTTCATAAAATGAAAGCTCTGTTTTTCCTAATAATTGAATTCGCTCTGCTGGATAATACGTGAAATAACCTGCCATTTCAATACCAGGACGAGACAAATCGCTTGTCGTAATCGGACGATGAATTCCTTCCGCTCCGCTTACTAATTCCAACTGAAACTTTTCGATAATGTCTTTTGTACGCACTTTCGGCATGTCGGCATTTCTCCCCTTTCTTTGTCTTTTTCCATTTTAGCACTTTTCTTTCTCGCGTTGAATCAAAAAGAGGCGGATCCCTTCGTTCCGCCTCTCATACTTATTTTTGCCGCAACGGCTCAATAATCGCTTTTTGAATAAGTAAATGGAAAAAGGAAAGAACAATCGAAGCAAGCAGTGCGGTGCCAAACCCATTTATTTCAAACGCATTCCCCATTAATGCTGCTGTCATCATCAAGGTAATGGCATTAATGACAAATAGAAACAATCCAAGTGTTAAAATCGTTACAGGCAATGTTAATAAAATTAAAATGGGACGCACGACAACGTTTAAAATGGATAAAATCATGCTGGCGATAAAAGCGGCGCCGATGCCGCTAAATCGAATGGAATCAAAATATCCATCAATCGCCGCCAATAAAACCGTATTCACAAATACACCGATTAACCAATTGATCATCTACCATCACCGTCTTTTCATGATTATCTTCTGTTACTCACTACCGCCCTCCATCATTTGCAGCGAAATCGATCCTGCTTTCGAATCCGCGCAAATATGAAGCGGCGGTTTGGAGGAATTTTCACTTGCAAAACGAATCGTTTTTTGCGCAGTTTCTTGTTTTTCCTCCACAGGTGATACGTTCGGATGCTCGCAGATCAATCCGCCAAGGTTCGTTCTCATTTCTCCTTCTAAACATATATCGCGAGGAAGAAACAATGCAATGTTTCCCGTTACCGTTTTTCCGGTAATAACCCCATCTTCTCTTTCCGTTGCATACGTAATCCCGCCGCTGAATGTCCGTAAACGCACGTAGCGGTAATTCCCG
It encodes:
- the ppaX gene encoding pyrophosphatase PpaX, yielding MNIRTILFDLDGTLIDTNELIIQSFLHTLEKYYPGKYKREDVLPFIGPPLYETFNALDPSRVQEMIDTYRAFNHAQHDALIREFETVYETIETLHQNGFRLGVVTTKIHQTAVMGLKKTRLEPFFDCVIGLDDVKHAKPDPEPIYKALDLLQSTPDEALMVGDNYHDILAGKRAGTKTAGVAWAIKGREYLEQYEPDFMLEKMSDLLAIVGVKNE
- a CDS encoding nucleoside recognition domain-containing protein; protein product: MVGILQRGFAVGLQTTWTLGKVIFPITLIMSILQHTPVLQWIIQLVTPFMKWIGLPGDAAIPLVLGNLLNLYAAIGAILTLHLTVKEVLILAVMLSFSHNLLIESTVASRTGMSVALMVIVRVGLALVSALLIHYLWQGGSETAQYGFVSNSPEQLTSWGAILLAGLKKACLGIVQLAVIVIPLMIGIQILKELKWIHIFSRWMAPVTKLLGMKENTSLTLAAGLVFGLAYGAGVMIQAVKEDGVSKRDLTLAFIFLVSCHAVIEDTLVFVPLGIPVWPLLVIRLVTAILLTMLISFIWNRVEDTKRKEAAV
- a CDS encoding RHS repeat-associated core domain-containing protein, whose amino-acid sequence is MVVRYQYDAWGNILTQSGALADENPYRYAGYQYDQETGLYYLIARYYRPEQGVFLSLDLDPGDEDDILTQNGYTYANNNPVMLVDLDGHYAHIVIIAGVEAYRVYKIYKVYKKYRKISKKYHSNSKRNPAIHHGYEIYDKKTNKVVKVGISDGRISKKGKSYRAERQVRKWNKRYKTDRYALRIVKTNIRGRYNALRWEKRHTEYVNRIQPNNKLSPPFHYRP
- a CDS encoding phage holin family protein; translation: MINWLIGVFVNTVLLAAIDGYFDSIRFSGIGAAFIASMILSILNVVVRPILILLTLPVTILTLGLFLFVINAITLMMTAALMGNAFEINGFGTALLASIVLSFFHLLIQKAIIEPLRQK
- a CDS encoding acyltransferase, coding for MRRTTKYPVSGANSLWQIYKTVSFWKVLKNVIIIQIGRYTPFLAVKNWLYRTFLRMKIGEKTALAFMVMPDIMFPEKIQIGRNCVIGYNTTILAHEYLIDEYRLGDVIIGDEVMIGANSTVLPGVVIGDRAVVAAGTVVHKDVPAGAFVAGNPMRIVYTKEEREQRNDSST
- the lgt gene encoding prolipoprotein diacylglyceryl transferase; this encodes MDSTIQPLDRVFLHLGPITIYWYGVIIGTGVLIGLWLATREGARRGLPKETFVDLVLFAVPIAILCARVYYVIFEWDYYSKHLSEIPQIWEGGLAIHGGLIGAVATGAVFAKTRGLSFWKLADIAAPSIILGQAIGRWGNFMNQEAHGGPVTREFLESLHLPDFIINQMYINGQYYHPTFLYESLWNLAGFLLLLWLRRVNLRRGELFLSYLIWYSIGRFFIEGMRTDSLMLAGHLRIAQVVSVALIILSVCLWVFRRVKGLAKERYND
- the hprK gene encoding HPr(Ser) kinase/phosphatase; this translates as MPKVRTKDIIEKFQLELVSGAEGIHRPITTSDLSRPGIEMAGYFTYYPAERIQLLGKTELSFYETLSLEEKKMRMERLCTDITPGIIISRGLEVPPELIEASERQSVPVMRSTMKTTRLSSRLTNYLESKLAPTTAVHGVLVDVYGVGVLITGKSGVGKSETALELVKRGHRLVADDCVEIRQEDEGVLVGSAPELIEHLLEIRGLGIINMMTLFGAGAVRTHKRISLVIDLELWDPNKQYDRLGLEEEKVKILDTELTKLTIPVRPGRNLAVIVEVAAMNFRLKRMGVNAAEEFSARLTDAIEDGEHDYE